A stretch of Cicer arietinum cultivar CDC Frontier isolate Library 1 chromosome 5, Cicar.CDCFrontier_v2.0, whole genome shotgun sequence DNA encodes these proteins:
- the LOC113786700 gene encoding serine/threonine-protein phosphatase 7 long form homolog: protein MVERWRPETHTFHLPVGECTITLEDVYYILGLNVSGFPVSGSNFVNIKEICHDYLGVISPQGATKGNSIKLKWLKDTFDDVGENASVLEKQASCRAYILRMIGGLLMSDKSNNRYRLSCVAPESSNPWIFPLAQRFNSGGLNFGKVPHNDIEGYRKTIDHMMVDEFYWRPYLMFQHEVSEEEMVTWTACTYLHCFHIVEKHHTDRVTLQFGFHQQIPQPPEDMRAYHEVDMRHEVDDNWNWVWKEEIQHWNERHNYVLQSKIVEESGLFYNLFGTQCTTPETAGSGSNPPTTNVQDNDQDEPENLNSFKGLNEFDEILDVELEVI from the exons ATGGTGGAGAGATGGAGACCAGAAACTCACACATTTCATCTTCCAGTAGGTGAGTGCACCATAACTCTGGAAGATGTATACTacattttaggattaaatgttTCTGGTTTTCCTGTTAGCGGTTCAAATTTTGTGAATATTAAAGAAATTTGTCACGATTACTTAGGAGTTATCTCACCTCAAGGAGCAACAAAAGGTAActctattaaattaaagtggCTCAAGGATACGTTTGACGATGTTGGTGAAAATGCATCTGTATTAGAAAAACAAGCATCTTGTCGAGCATACATCCTACGTATGATTGGAGGGTTATTGATGTCTGACAAATCCAACAACCgg TATCGTTTGTCTTGTGTCGCTCCAGAATCATCCAATCCATGgatatttccacttgcacaaag ATTTAATTCTGGTGGTCTAAATTTCGGTAAAGTTCCTCATAATGACATAGAAGGATACCGAAAAACAATTGATCATATGATGGTTGAcgaa ttCTATTGGAGACCTTATCTCATGTTCCAACATGAAGTTTCAGAGGAAGAGATGGTCACTTGGACTGCATGTACCTATCTGCATTGTTTtcatattgttgaaaaacatCATACAGATAGGGTCACACTTCAGTTCGGCTTCCATCAACAAATACCACAACCACCGGAGGACATGAGAGCGTACCATGAGGTCGACATGAGGCATGAGGTTGATGATAACTGGAATTGGGTTTGGAAGGAAGAAATTCAACATTGGAATGAGCGTCACAATTACGTGTTGCAAAGTAAGATCGTAGAAg AAAGTGgacttttctataatttgtttggaactcagtGCACAACTCCTGAAACAGCtggtagtggttctaatccacctACAACTAACGTTCAAGATAATGATCAGGATGAACCAGAAAACCTCAACTCGTTCAAAGGGCTAAACGAGTTCGACGAAATCCTAGATGTGGAACTGgaggtcatttag
- the LOC101495562 gene encoding L-ascorbate oxidase homolog, whose protein sequence is MDRGVILALTLCLFGVSVYGEDPYIYYTWNVTYGTISPLGAPQQGILINGQFPGPEINSTSNNNVVINVFNHLDEPLLFTWHGVQQRKNSWQEGTPGTACPILPGTNYTYHFQVKDQIGSYFYYPTTGLQRAAGGFGGLRIFSRLLIPVPYPDPEDEYWVIIGDWYNKGHKTLKMMLDSGRSIGRPDGVIMNGKATNEEPLYTMKPGKTYKYRICNVGLKDALNFRFQGHAMKLVETEGSHVVQSFYDSLDVHVGQCYTVLVTADKDPKDYYMVASTRFTKYTHTATGIIRYTNGAGPASNVLPPAPVGWAWSLNQFRSFRWNLTASAARPNPQGSYHYGQINITRTIKLVNSVAKVDGKLRYAINGVSHVDGETPLKLAEYYGVADKVFKYNIIGDEPPADLTAITIAPNVINATFRTFIEVILENSGKSIQSYNLDGYSFFAVACEPGKWSPEKRKNYNLLDAISRHTIQVFPKSWAAIMLTFDNAGMWNLRSEQAENRYLGQQLYISVLSPELSLRDEYNLPETQIVCGIVKSLPKPAPKYS, encoded by the exons atggaTCGAGGAGTAATTTTAGCTTTAACTCTATGCCTCTTTGGCGTAAGCGTCTACGGTGAAGATCCTTACATTTACTACACATGGAATGTTACCTACGGTACCATTTCACCTCTTGGGGCACCCCAACAGGGTATCCTTATCAACGGTCAATTCCCAGGACCTGAAATCAACAGCACCAGTAACAACAACGTTGTGATCAATGTTTTCAACCACCTTGACGAACCATTGCTTTTCACATGGCACGGTGTTCAACAAAGGAAGAATTCATGGCAAGAAGGTACCCCTGGTACTGCATGCCCAATCCTTCCAGGTACAAATTACACTTATCACTTCCAAGTGAAGGATCAAATTGGAAGTTACTTTTACTACCCCACAACAGGTCTTCAAAGAGCCGCTGGTGGTTTCGGTGGTCTTAGAATCTTCAGTCGTTTATTGATCCCTGTTCCATACCCTGATCCCGAGGATGAATACTGGGTTATCATCGGTGATTGGTATAACAAGGGTCACAAAACTCTTAAAATGATGTTGGACAGTGGTCGTTCAATTGGAAGACCTGACGGCGTTATCATGAACGGTAAAGCAACTAACGAAGAGCCACTTTACACAATGAAGCCAGGTAAAACTTACAAATACAGAATCTGTAACGTTGGTCTTAAGGACGCACTTAACTTCAGATTCCAAGGACATGCTATGAAGTTGGTTGAAACTGAAGGCTCACACGTTGTTCAAAGCTTCTACGATTCACTCGACGTTCACGTTGGACAGTGTTACACTGTTCTCGTTACAGCTGATAAAGACCCTAAGGATTATTACATGGTTGCTTCCACTCGTTTCACCAAGTACACTCACACCGCTACCGGTATTATTCGTTACACTAACGGTGCGGGCCCCGCTTCAAACGTTCTTCCACCTGCACCTGTGGGTTGGGCTTGGTCTCTTAACCAATTCCGTTCTTTCCGTTGGAATTTAACCGCCAGTGCTGCAAGGCCTAACCCACAGGGATCTTACCATTACGGTCAGATCAACATCACTAGGACCATTAAGTTGGTTAACTCCGTAGCCAAAGTTGACGGTAAACTCCGTTACGCTATTAACGGTGTTTCCCACGTGGATGGTGAAACTCCTTTGAAGCTTGCTGAATACTACGGTGTTGCCGATAAGGTATTCAAGTACAACATAATCGGAGATGAACCCCCCGCCGATCTCACTGCCATCACTATCGCACCTAATGTCATCAACGCAACTTTCCGTACCTTCATCGAAGTCATCCTCGAGAATTCCGGAAAGTCTATCCAATCTTACAATTTGGATGGTTACTCTTTCTTCGCCGTCGC TTGTGAGCCAGGAAAGTGGAGCCCAGAGAAGAGGAAGAACTACAACCTTCTTGATGCAATAAGCAGACACACAATCCAAGTGTTCCCAAAATCATGGGCTGCAATAATGTTGACATTCGACAATGCTGGTATGTGGAACTTGAGATCAGAGCAAGCTGAGAATCGTTACTTGGGACAACAACTATACATTAGTGTTCTGTCACCAGAACTTTCTTTGAGGGATGAGTACAATCTTCCAGAGACACAGATTGTTTGCGGTATCGTCAAGAGTTTACCCAAGCCTGCACCAAAATACTCTTAG
- the LOC101495891 gene encoding 1-aminocyclopropane-1-carboxylate oxidase: MENFPVINLDNINGEERKATMEKIKDACENWGFFELVNHGIPHDLMDTVERLTKEHYRKCMEQRFKELVANKGLEAVQTEVKDMDWESTFHLRHLPESNISEVPDLTDEYRKSMKEFALKLEKLAEELLDLLCENLGLEKGYLKKAFYGSKGPTFGTKVANYPPCPKPDLVKGLRAHTDAGGIILLFQDDKVSGLQLLKDGKWVDVPPMHHSIVINLGDQLEVITNGKYKSVEHRVIAQNDGTRMSVASFYNPGSDAVIYPAPTLIEENNQVYPKFVFEDYMNLYSRLKFQAKEPRFEAFKESNVNLGPIATV; the protein is encoded by the exons ATGGAGAACTTCCCAGTTATCAATTTAGACAACATCAATGGTGAGGAGAGAAAAGCTACAATGGAGAAAATCAAGGATGCTTGTGAAAACTGGGGATTCTTTGAG CTTGTGAATCATGGCATACCACATGATTTAATGGACACTGTGGAGAGGTTGACTAAAGAACACTACAGGAAATGCATGGAACAAAGATTCAAGGAATTAGTGGCTAACAAAGGGCTAGAGGCTGTTCAAACTGAAGTCAAAGACATGGACTGGGAGAGTACCTTCCACTTGCGTCATCTACCTGAGTCCAACATTTCAGAGGTCCCTGATCTCACTGATGAATACAG GAAATCAATGAAGGAATTTGCTTTGAAGCTAGAGAAACTAGCAGAGGAGCTACTAGACTTGTTATGTGAGAATCTAGGACTAGAAAAAGGGTACCTCAAAAAGGCCTTCTACGGATCAAAGGGACCAACTTTTGGCACCAAAGTTGCAAACTACCCTCCATGCCCAAAACCAGACCTTGTAAAAGGTCTCCGCGCACACACTGATGCTGGCGGAATCATCCTCCTATTCCAAGATGACAAGGTCAGTGGCCTTCAGCTTCTCAAAGATGGTAAATGGGTAGATGTTCCTCCAATGCATCATTCCATTGTCATCAACCTTGGTGATCAACTtgag GTAATAACCAATGGTAAATACAAAAGTGTGGAGCACCGTGTGATAGCACAAAATGATGGAACTAGAATGTCTGTAGCATCATTCTACAACCCTGGTAGTGATGCTGTTATCTACCCAGCACCAACATTAATAGAGGAAAATAATCAAGTTTACCcaaaatttgtgtttgaggATTACATGAATCTTTATTCTCGATTAAAGTTCCAAGCTAAGGAACCAAGATTTGAAGCATTTAAGGAATCAAATGTTAATTTAGGTCCAATTGCAAccgtttaa